Part of the Candidatus Methanogranum gryphiswaldense genome, GTTGCGATCGCTCCCCAGATACCACCTACACCGTGAACTGCGAAAACATCGAGTGCATCATCGATCTTGGTCTTATTCCTGAAGAAGCTGACCGCGAAGTAACAAAGACCTCCTGCCACGAGACCGATGACCAGAGAAGCCCAGATATCCACATATCCTGCTGCAGGAGTGATTGCAACCAATCCGGCTATCGCTCCAGCGATCAATCCTAGGACACCGACACGTCCAACCTGAATATACTGTATGACGGCCCATGCCATCATGGCACATGCAGCTGCGATCTGTGAAACAACTACCGCGTGAACCGCTGTACCATTGGCTGCAAGTGCAGAACCTCCATTGAATCCGAACCATCCGAACCAAAGGAACACACATCCCAAGAATGCAAATGGAATGTTGTGAGCACGTGCAGAACGTGTTCTCATACTTCTGCTTCCTACAAATGCCACAATTGCAAGACCTGTTACTCCTGCACATATATGAACGACGGTTCCTCCTGCGAAATCAAGAACAGTTAGATATTGGGCAAAAAGACCGCCTCCCCATACCCAGTGAGCCATAGGCGCATAGACCAAAATGGACCAAAGAGCAAGGAACCACACCATTGTTGTGTATCTTACACGCTCTGCACAAGCTCCGAGGACGATTGCTGCAGTAACGATGGCGA contains:
- a CDS encoding ammonium transporter; this translates as MLSIPGATAATVEGTEDSGSISWILVSSALVFIMAPGIALFYGGMLRKQSMSSMITQTLIAIGVMTLTWVIIGYSLAFSGDGTIIGNLQYMLMNNLSESAENGITSNTLEFAFYQMMFAIVTAAIVLGACAERVRYTTMVWFLALWSILVYAPMAHWVWGGGLFAQYLTVLDFAGGTVVHICAGVTGLAIVAFVGSRSMRTRSARAHNIPFAFLGCVFLWFGWFGFNGGSALAANGTAVHAVVVSQIAAACAMMAWAVIQYIQVGRVGVLGLIAGAIAGLVAITPAAGYVDIWASLVIGLVAGGLCYFAVSFFRNKTKIDDALDVFAVHGVGGIWGAIATGLFANPAIVTDKYAGLFYGGTDLIVGQLIAVAVTIVFCFAMSYAIIWLISKFMRVRVTEEEEMVGQDLTEHGEPAYLM